A part of Paenibacillus sp. IHBB 10380 genomic DNA contains:
- a CDS encoding tyrosine-type recombinase/integrase → MLQNYIETQPIVKYLFPGGKGLDHHLTERSLQHVFERVIRKAGISKPATVHTLRHSFATHLLENGTDLRYIQELLGHASSKTTEIYTHVSIKDIRRIQSPLDRMGTGMNEDE, encoded by the coding sequence ATGCTACAGAATTATATAGAGACTCAACCTATAGTCAAGTACTTGTTCCCAGGAGGAAAAGGTCTTGATCATCATCTTACTGAGCGGTCTCTGCAACATGTTTTTGAGAGAGTTATACGTAAAGCGGGAATCTCTAAGCCAGCTACAGTACACACGCTGCGACACTCCTTTGCTACTCATCTATTAGAGAACGGCACGGATCTTCGATACATTCAAGAACTACTAGGACACGCAAGCTCGAAAACAACCGAAATCTATACCCATGTCAGCATCAAAGATATTCGCCGCATCCAGAGTCCTCTGGATCGGATGGGGACGGGAATGAACGAGGACGAATAA
- a CDS encoding SPFH domain-containing protein has translation MGFIIALIILFIVVVFVALTVKIVPQQRVGVVERLGKFHRLLNPGLNILIPIIDHVRIFHDLRIQQANVPPQTVITKDNVQVQIDTIIFYQVVGPEEATYGISDYVYGVRNISTATMRQIIGKMELDETLSGREKISIDIRLALDEATEKWGVRIERVEVIDIQPPVDIQEAMDKQMKAERSKRAIVLEAEAAKQDMILRAEGDKQSKILKAEGDKEARIRQAEGLGQAQELEALGEAKAIEAVAEAEKRRIELLREAGLDENVLAYRSFEALGEIAKGPANKVFLPSNAVEMLGSLGAIGELFKSKNTDNKA, from the coding sequence ATGGGTTTCATAATTGCACTTATTATTCTATTTATCGTTGTAGTATTTGTAGCACTAACCGTTAAAATTGTACCGCAGCAAAGAGTTGGAGTGGTAGAACGACTGGGTAAATTCCATCGTCTACTCAATCCAGGATTAAATATTCTAATTCCGATTATCGACCATGTAAGAATTTTTCATGATCTACGGATTCAACAAGCGAATGTACCTCCGCAGACGGTTATTACTAAAGATAACGTACAGGTGCAGATTGATACGATTATTTTCTATCAAGTGGTTGGACCCGAAGAGGCTACCTATGGCATATCTGATTATGTTTATGGTGTTCGTAATATTTCTACGGCAACGATGCGTCAGATTATTGGTAAGATGGAGCTTGATGAAACCCTCTCTGGTCGTGAGAAAATATCCATAGATATTCGTCTAGCACTGGATGAAGCTACTGAGAAGTGGGGCGTTCGGATTGAACGGGTAGAAGTTATTGACATTCAACCTCCCGTTGATATTCAAGAAGCGATGGATAAGCAAATGAAGGCTGAGCGAAGTAAACGTGCCATCGTTCTTGAAGCTGAGGCTGCGAAGCAGGATATGATTCTGCGTGCAGAGGGAGATAAGCAGAGTAAGATTCTGAAGGCTGAAGGGGATAAGGAAGCTCGTATTCGTCAAGCAGAGGGATTAGGTCAAGCGCAAGAACTTGAAGCACTGGGTGAGGCGAAAGCGATAGAAGCGGTTGCTGAAGCAGAGAAGAGACGGATTGAACTCTTGCGCGAGGCGGGTCTCGATGAGAACGTACTGGCATATCGGTCATTTGAAGCTTTGGGAGAGATCGCTAAAGGACCAGCTAACAAGGTATTCCTTCCAAGTAATGCGGTTGAAATGTTGGGTAGTCTCGGTGCAATCGGGGAGTTGTTCAAATCTAAGAACACGGATAATAAAGCATAA
- a CDS encoding GNAT family N-acetyltransferase yields the protein MRKIFLSRPIADLKNEYIDFYQEWKESGEDMVPWVISKGPEDFEEMMNWLFDNERGVNLPEGWVPDSTFWLVSEDNKIIGAVNIRHELTGFLMNRGGHIGYGIRPSERRKGYATKLLSLSLKEAKKLGIDKVLVVCDESNIASERTIISNGGISDNNFIEENGNVIKRYWINI from the coding sequence ATGCGGAAGATTTTTTTATCTAGGCCAATAGCAGACTTGAAGAATGAATATATAGATTTTTATCAGGAATGGAAAGAAAGCGGTGAAGATATGGTTCCATGGGTCATAAGTAAGGGCCCTGAAGATTTTGAGGAAATGATGAATTGGCTTTTTGATAATGAAAGAGGAGTAAATCTACCAGAAGGATGGGTACCAGATTCAACTTTTTGGTTAGTTTCTGAAGATAATAAGATAATAGGAGCTGTGAATATAAGGCATGAATTGACAGGATTTCTAATGAACAGAGGAGGGCATATTGGTTATGGAATTCGTCCTTCAGAAAGAAGGAAAGGATATGCAACAAAACTGTTGAGTTTATCTCTTAAAGAAGCAAAAAAATTAGGGATAGACAAAGTACTTGTTGTATGTGATGAATCCAATATTGCTTCTGAAAGGACCATTATTAGTAATGGGGGGATTTCAGACAATAATTTTATTGAAGAGAACGGAAACGTAATTAAGAGATATTGGATAAACATCTGA
- a CDS encoding phage integrase N-terminal SAM-like domain-containing protein: MEKCWVISGRKSTILVLCHVLEDVPVELKSPPLVERLPELLQLQTGDEKAALQKLRDTLKMKGYSIKTQKAYIGHAERYLRMLSIPLRDAESQHTRAYLLKLSEESRSSSYVNQAVSALRFWLVTVLDRSDLKQWIRPKRPKKLPVVLSEGRTDSLFSPVQLMLCYRII; the protein is encoded by the coding sequence ATGGAAAAATGCTGGGTGATTTCAGGGCGAAAATCAACAATTCTGGTACTGTGTCATGTATTAGAGGACGTGCCTGTAGAGTTGAAAAGCCCTCCATTGGTTGAGCGACTTCCTGAGCTCCTACAACTTCAAACTGGTGATGAGAAGGCTGCTTTACAAAAGCTGAGGGACACTTTAAAAATGAAAGGGTATAGTATCAAAACTCAAAAGGCCTATATCGGTCATGCTGAACGTTACTTGCGGATGTTGTCGATTCCGTTAAGGGACGCTGAATCTCAGCATACTCGTGCATACCTATTGAAATTGTCTGAAGAGTCGCGATCATCATCTTATGTGAACCAAGCAGTTAGTGCTCTGCGGTTCTGGCTTGTTACGGTGCTGGACCGTAGCGATTTGAAGCAATGGATTAGGCCGAAGCGGCCAAAGAAACTTCCTGTGGTTCTATCTGAGGGAAGGACCGATTCACTGTTCTCTCCAGTGCAGCTTATGCTATGCTACAGAATTATATAG
- a CDS encoding NfeD family protein — protein MELWAIWLIIGIILFVVEMLTLTFYLLWLGIGAFVAVVVALLFPDLIIIQTISGCFVAILLTIFTKPLTQQIRNSKGFKDVIDELVGKQGVVIEEIPEGKYGIVRIGNETWTASSHEYLPQGQMVIVTHRGNTIIEVQKWGGVS, from the coding sequence ATGGAACTTTGGGCAATATGGCTAATTATTGGTATTATCCTCTTCGTTGTCGAAATGTTAACTCTAACGTTTTATTTACTTTGGCTTGGAATTGGAGCTTTTGTAGCTGTTGTTGTGGCTTTACTATTTCCTGATTTAATAATAATTCAGACAATCTCAGGATGTTTTGTTGCTATTCTCCTGACCATTTTCACCAAACCATTGACTCAGCAAATTCGTAATTCTAAAGGGTTCAAAGATGTTATTGATGAATTGGTTGGCAAACAGGGTGTTGTTATCGAAGAAATACCAGAGGGTAAGTACGGTATTGTAAGAATTGGTAATGAAACTTGGACGGCATCATCACATGAATATTTACCTCAGGGTCAGATGGTTATTGTTACACATCGAGGGAATACAATCATAGAAGTACAAAAATGGGGAGGCGTTTCTTAA